Within the Candidatus Binatia bacterium genome, the region AGTCCGCTTCCGCGAGCCGGCGCCGACGTGTGTTCATGCGGCCTTGGCCGTGACCCACAATTTGACGCGCGTTTTCTTCTGCAGCGCGCAAACAATGTCGAAGAAGTTCTCGGTACTCGGGTTACCGCGCGGCGCGAGCATGCGATGCAGGCTCTTGGCGGATTTGTTGACCGCCGCCGCCAGTGCTTCGAAGCCCACTGTCGCGTTGACCAGATCGCGCAAGATAGCCTTGCCCGCAGTGGTGTCACCGGCGAGATAGGCATTGATCGCTTCGGTAAATAGCGCCTGGCGGAACCGCGTGTCACGCCGCGCACGAGCCAGAATGGTTTCCTTGAAATCCCGTGTGAGTGCCATAGTACTCCTCTCTTATGATTCACGCCTTGCGGCGCCGGTAATCGGTCCATCGTGCTTTTGCCGCGGCGATGGCTTCCTGCTGTCGTTGCTTGCTGCTCCCGCCCAGCAAGATCACCAGTACATCGCCATCTCTGCCGAAATAGACGCGGTAGCCAGGACCGAACTCGATCTTCCTTTCGAACACGCCGGAGCCAACACCTTTCACGTTCGACAAATTGCCAGCGGCCAGCTGATAGACAGCCGCAGCCACCTTGGCCGCTGCCGGTGCATTCAAGGAGTCGAACCACTTCGCGTAGGCGGAACGGCCTTGGCCATCGAGGTATTCAACAAGCCGGATCGGTGCCACGCCCAAAAGTAACATAATTGTTACCATGCTTGCAATCGCTACATCGCTGCATAGTGACGGATCGCTCCGCAGTGGTACGCGACGCACAGAACTCGCAAAACAGCAGAGCCGAGGTTCGGCGTTGAGCGGTCGGCCGCGCACCACATTGTAGGGCCGCGCCGCATGACGTGGCTGCGGACCTGCCTCAGATCGGCACGTCGTGCGAGGTGCTTTCCGACGTCGTGCGTCGGCGCTTGTCGTAGATCTGCGTCGTCGTGATGTGCGATGGCCGAGTAGCTCTTGCACCTTGGTGATGTCGACGCTGGCGTCGAGGAGCAGCGTGGCCGTGGTGGCGCGCAGCGAGTGCGGCGTGTAGATGCAGCGCCCGTCCTTCGTCGCGCCGGGCAACTGTTGCGGGTATGCCTGAATGGTGAGGTACATCGCCGCCGCCGGCATCGCCGGCGACAAGAACGGACCGCTCTTCCGGACCACCCGCGGCAAAACGCGTCAGCTCACCCGCAGCCCGATGACTCGCGTCGACGTCTTCCGGATGATCAAGCGGCGGGCACAGGACGCCGGTCTCTCCTCCACCGCGGTCTGCTGCCACGCCTTCCGCGCCACCGGCATCACAGCCTATCTCGAAAATGGCGGTACACTCGAACACGCGCAGCAGATTGCGGCGCACGAGTCGCCGCGCACGACGAAGCTCTATGACCGGACCATCGACCAAGTCGGCCTCGACGAGATCGAGCGGATCGCGATCTAACAGTCCTATCCCTTGATAGCCCCAATCGGCACGCGCACAATTCTTGCCAAGATTTGACAAGATTCACGCGGGCTCGCTACGATGGAACCACTATGAAACCTCGTGTTGCCAC harbors:
- a CDS encoding tyrosine-type recombinase/integrase yields the protein MVRYIAAAGIAGDKNGPLFRTTRGKTRQLTRSPMTRVDVFRMIKRRAQDAGLSSTAVCCHAFRATGITAYLENGGTLEHAQQIAAHESPRTTKLYDRTIDQVGLDEIERIAI
- a CDS encoding type II toxin-antitoxin system RelE/ParE family toxin, whose translation is MRLVEYLDGQGRSAYAKWFDSLNAPAAAKVAAAVYQLAAGNLSNVKGVGSGVFERKIEFGPGYRVYFGRDGDVLVILLGGSSKQRQQEAIAAAKARWTDYRRRKA
- a CDS encoding transcriptional regulator, yielding MALTRDFKETILARARRDTRFRQALFTEAINAYLAGDTTAGKAILRDLVNATVGFEALAAAVNKSAKSLHRMLAPRGNPSTENFFDIVCALQKKTRVKLWVTAKAA